From Gossypium raimondii isolate GPD5lz chromosome 11, ASM2569854v1, whole genome shotgun sequence:
TCGAGCTTAAAACATATTGGATTagatttttaggcttaatttactatatttgagtctaatgttgtatttattaagttttattatttcattatttatttatttctagttttggatttttttagtattttaagttatttagtagggttttatgtttcttagtctataagaaagtttagtttaaaactacttcttatttaaattaattagagtttaagtatacttgagagttttatttggatgtacttAGCTACCCTATGTGAAGGCCCTTTCATTGTTCATTAGAGACACATTTGTtgaaattttcaactttaaGAGTTAGTTTCTTTCTCGAAACTTGTAATTTTCGTAATAATCCCGTCCAGAAATTATGCTCAcccagtcttcactaaaactgtcataacttgagctcttAGAATCGAAATTGAGTGATTCTAAGTCATTGTGAAGATAAGAGATAGATCTTTGAACGCTATGAAGACATTTCAACTCAAAAATACCTgaatcccatccaaaaagtcatcGCAAGTTGATTGATTTTCCGAAATTGAAAATTAGTAGTTTcagtgaatgaaatttaataaatttcaccccatccgtgcatatatcacaatataataatgaataaagtAAAATGTACTCTTGGCAGCTAATAATACAACATTCCAATTCAATCCAATATCCATAATCCAAGCAATTAGATAGGATGATCTGATCAAATCCAATCTTCAAATATGTTTCCTTAAGTGATATGATCTTCATTTATGGGCACCACATAATCAATGCAACCCATAATCATTGTTCAATAAATTGTCAACAACACAAATATGAAgtctgttagagtatgcccaaagatcaatcatgagatggttgtaataacatacttgatttatcatgtttattaatataaggcgttaccattattatttcagtttcttttctgtgtgtataaataaactattttataataatgtcacgagaataatatgattattcttaaaagttccttagtcaagtattattgttggataggacaacgataatgcattaagactaacatgtaattgattgatgataaagagttgtcattgatatggaatgtcaaaatcaatgcatgaatatgtgtgttagagaacaacatattggactgacccgttatgagtatgtttcttggattattatgtaattgtcacaacattactcatagtgattaatatgtatatgatcctcagacttgagatcatcataatcccaacatcatgagttgtatattttgatacgatcaaACGCACAATcagaatcggttgttctataaaggctgatgttggatataccacgatctatgtagagtgatatggttgatcgagatAGGATAAGcctctcctacataatgggagtaatatcttaggccacttgattaagtgagactagaaatgcatggccatgctcaaataagttgatatgagatgtcatacttatttgtatatcatagtctacttaagatatcaaggaacatggaatggactatgcaagtgtgactattccatgacttgtgtccaatccagagataaagaacttaaggattattgcataaaaggttaattataaaaggttatgtcgaatcatgatttcttgtgacttaggtagcaatgatgcattgctagatgccactcattgtttgtaacattggaatcgttctagtattactgctaacgttacaagaacctctgtggtcacacctatagttgaaatgaacggaataaaacataattggtattgtgtttggttgtcacatgaattaaattaattatagaattaatttaattgggtaatcaaatatcgaacacattatatgtacaaggctgttgtacacataatgagaatatgattttttggttcgtatttaaataaatatatgatttaccgaaattatattataattaatgtaattataattttcggtttaaaatattattatgtttatttaatttctaaaaccctaaaaaaatagatatataagaATCCCGTTTTTCCTTTGActgggtctagcagccgtcaaagaaaattcttttcaaaactgttttggggattccttccgttcataaccaactgggtggattacgtagaggccgtgGTCAGATAGATTGCGGCTAGGTTCgacagcagatcagactactcgATGTTAAGGTGTcactgtctactcagaataaacattcggtaatttcgtaacctttatcaccccgattcgttcctcacacatggatccgtggttagggtcgccgatttttaattttttcactgcgccgtaggggtgccagCGATCCAACAGAGTCTACCTTAACTTATTGCAGTGGGGTTTAGGAAGTGAGAATTGGTTATTTCTTAACACTTGTCACTAGACGAAGAGATTGTTGGCTAACACTTTTGCCTTTAGTATTGATTTTAAAGTATTGATATGTTATCTTTTATGCACAACCGTAAATCTTGGTCCAAAATTCATCGATGCATATAATCAACATCTAGTTTCTCCAAAAGTTTTTCTTGTTTAGGTAGACATAAAGGAAATTGAACAGTAAAATCCCAGTTGTGGCGACCATGAAGACAAGCTAACTTCCAAAAGAAGCTTGGTAGGTCAATATGAGCTTAGGTCATTGCTACTAAAGTTCAACTGTTTTTTTCCCTTTGGTTTGATTAAAAGTTGCTTTTAACACTCAACTTCATTCtccatatttctttttgttaaaaaggaAATGAACATTTTTTCCTATACGCTGCCTggaaacatgtatatatatataaatggaacTTATTTCTGATTCGAGATGCCTCCTAACATTTACACTGttctgtaattaattttaatcatgtaATATTAATTCAAATACAAACTTTGCAAGCCTTTAATTGCCTCGTGGGTACTAACATATACACTTGCCATGATGTTTTCCTCTGCAGGCCCATCcttatatttctttcaaaagtaGCAGGATGTGGGCTCAGTATCCAATTCATTTCATTTGCACTGAATGAggtattaaaactttaaaagtacaaaattttgccaaagtgtaaaattgaatttttaaaatgctaattgtataaaaaaaatattatgaaggTGTAAAGTTTAGTTCTACAACCTttgtaatttgatataaaattgtttgatttaattattcatatgaacctaaaatatttaaatgaattttattaagaacTAGCATAAAACTCCACTAAATAGAATACAGAATAATCAATCCATGAATAAACAGAAGCATCAAAggtaaaatgttttgaagttCGTCCTTTCACCTCTTCAAATTAAAAATCTGAGGGTGGATATTCTACTAATTAATGAACTTGGTCCAGTTAGATTAGTCCAACCTGTATGAGTAAGGAcaataaattttgtattatttaattatttttttatcaattttaattataaaatatattagatttctcaaataaattttttttgtctatttaTGAGTTATCTAATTAATGGGTTTATTTATGAGTTAGGAAGCTACGTTTTGTCCATTGACAATACTCTCCACCAGTTCATATACATACTACCTAACAATGTTAAAagaggggttttttttttctttttgctagaGAATAATACGAGGGCaggtttaaaaaaaatgcaaatgtGGTGTCGAAGGACAATAACTCTGAAATTCTAAATTCATAACCACAAGCAATGTTCAAAACACATCATTGCTAATATGGTGAAGCAATTGTCACTGTTCATTAACTTTCTGAAATAGACGAACTAACTGAAAATCCACCTGCCAACCCAATGTCTCTTAGCCATCTTTTCGGTAAAAATACATGGAGGTACTTGTACTACAAGTTACATTACAGTTTATCCCTTCTGCTAAAAAAATgcacaaattaatttttgtatcttattttaaagcacaaactggtccttttgtgaaaaattatatttatttttattgttaaaaatagtTCCCCTATGTCGGCATGATGTACACATGGCGTGGTTGTCTGATTATTCAGTTTGCCCGCCagtttttaattatagaaatgtataaagtttttaatagaacaatcaatttgctctttgatgtAAGATATAAtggactaatttatttatttatttaagtagagagaataaaataaaatctgaatAGTAATACATTGCCTCCATGGTATTTTTACCCATCATCTCCTGTGTAAGTTTAAGGCCAAGCTGTTTATAGAGAGTTACTTCTCTTTTTGGCTATTGAGTTAATAGCTTCGACAAACTGGGACTGGGGGCTGCCATTCCATGCCATTTGCCACGAAGGATCTTCTATGCTAATGACACAAAAAGCGCCAGAGTTGATGGTAACATCAAAAGGACAAGACAAGGTCAGGGGATCAGACAAGACCTTGAACATGTCTAATCTTTGAGCTTGTAAATAAGCTTGAATCAGTTGTTTAATGTCAAAAGTAAATTCAACTTAAAACTCATCCCATTCTCCAATTTTATCATTCCGATCCTATCAAATTCTAACtcaaacttgaataaaaaatacaatcatGGTCTgaagaagaaattaaagaaaattgaaagtatAATAGACAATATTCACTGTTGTCCAATTAGGTCCCAAAGTtgtaagtaaaaaaagaaaaaagaaaagaaaaggcaaTTAGCGGAAGAgtccttttaaaaaatacagCTCTCCCTCTTCTTCCTTCGAATCAGGAACCGACACATTTGACATTGGCCATAACACCCGCCCTTTGCAGTTTCCAAAACACCCCAAAAAAAGATAAACAAGAATATACTTTGCTCTGCTCCTCAAAATCCCACTTTTCTTATTCCCTTATATATCATTTTCAACCGACAATAAAGACGCCAGAATTCTTCATCTCTctcgttcttttatttttttcctttcatccCAATTCTTAACCATAAACCAAGGTAGCATGGAGCTTTTACTTGAATTTTTGTTTACTCTTTCTCTTTCCtttgttctttcatttattATTGCTAAGCTTCTTTCGTTGTCTTCTGTCATTGATCAACATCTCGAGGCTGTTTCAAGATGCATGGAGGTCCCAAATAAGTCCGAAAAATGCGTTCTAGAATGTGAAAAGGGAATTGGGTTTGTTTCAGAAGTTGTAAAGTTTGATGCTTTAGGTGAATCTGTGGAAGAAAAGGGTACCCTTGAAGAGTGTTTGAATGATAGTCATGGACCAACAAAAATCTCAGAGGTAACTGTTGAAGAAATCAGTTCTGGTGAAGAGAATTTTGGTGATAAAACCACTGAGATAGGATTAGCTGAAGAGGATGAAGAAGAGATTGAGGTGTTGGAAGATTGCTTAAACAAGGGTTTATCTGATGACGACTGGGAGGGGATTGAAAGATCTGAATTGGAGAAGGATTTTGGTGCTGCAGTGTGTTTTTTGGAAAGTAGAAACAATGCTgatcaaattttgaaacttgGCGATAATCTAAAGATGCAATTATATGGACTCCAAAAGGTTGCCACTGAAGGGCCTTGCCTTGAGACTCATCCTATGGCATTCAAGTTGTCTGCTCGTGCAAAATGGTAAAAATTCTCCTCTGAATTTGAATAAAAGCCCTTCAagtgtttgctttttattcttaaCTGCAGTCCTGTAAATGAGGATTAGATATAAGGTTGATTTAAATGTCTCAGCTAAAAATCCACAAGTACATTGACATTCAGAGTATTACCTCGCTTCAGATCTAATCTTATGGACAATGGAATCAGATTGTAAGGTGTAATCCGCATGGAGAATGTGCTTTTGTGGCTCATTAAGAATCTGAAGAAACCGGTTTTCATTGTGACAGGAATGCCTGGAAAAGACTTGGGAACATGAGTCCAGAAGCAGCCATGGAGCAATATATCACCCTTCTTTCAAGAAGCATCCCTGGATATGTAAGCTCGCTTTCACCAATTTGCTGTCTACAGTGATTTTGCATCGAGGGAGGGTTCACCATAAATGTTGCTTTGCTTGTTTGTTTGTGTTGCAGGGGGAGAGTAAACAGCATTCTGCAGATGTCAAAGCACCTTGGAAGCTGCCTTTGGATGCTAAAACAATGCCAGCAAACCAAGCAATATCTGTGGATTCCTACAGGTAACTTTCATCTATAATTGGCTCAGACCAATTATTCTTAAATCCAACTTTTCTCGCTCGGCttacgttttttttttttcattggtGTGCAACTCCTAC
This genomic window contains:
- the LOC105804003 gene encoding acyl-CoA-binding domain-containing protein 3 isoform X1, translating into MELLLEFLFTLSLSFVLSFIIAKLLSLSSVIDQHLEAVSRCMEVPNKSEKCVLECEKGIGFVSEVVKFDALGESVEEKGTLEECLNDSHGPTKISEVTVEEISSGEENFGDKTTEIGLAEEDEEEIEVLEDCLNKGLSDDDWEGIERSELEKDFGAAVCFLESRNNADQILKLGDNLKMQLYGLQKVATEGPCLETHPMAFKLSARAKWNAWKRLGNMSPEAAMEQYITLLSRSIPGYGESKQHSADVKAPWKLPLDAKTMPANQAISVDSYRTFNEGTMSAVYTS
- the LOC105804003 gene encoding acyl-CoA-binding domain-containing protein 3 isoform X2 translates to MEVPNKSEKCVLECEKGIGFVSEVVKFDALGESVEEKGTLEECLNDSHGPTKISEVTVEEISSGEENFGDKTTEIGLAEEDEEEIEVLEDCLNKGLSDDDWEGIERSELEKDFGAAVCFLESRNNADQILKLGDNLKMQLYGLQKVATEGPCLETHPMAFKLSARAKWNAWKRLGNMSPEAAMEQYITLLSRSIPGYGESKQHSADVKAPWKLPLDAKTMPANQAISVDSYRTFNEGTMSAVYTS